ctggaatctaatcgaggggttcggggggtttatatatagaataacagatacccgggagtgagttacagactggaatctaatcgaggggttgggggtggtttatatatagaataacaggtacccgggagtgagttacagactggaatctaatcgaggggttcggggtggtttatatatagaataacagatacccgggagtgagttacagactggaatctaatcgaggggttcggggtggtttatatatagaataacagatacccgggagtgagttacagactggaatctaatcgaggggttgggggtggtttatatatagaataacagatacccgggagtgagttacagactggaatctaatcgaggggttcagggtggtttatatatagaataacagatacccgggagtgagttacagactggaatctaatcgaggggttgggggtggtttatatatagaataacagatacccgggagtgagttacagactggaatctaatcgaggggttcagggtggtttatatatagaataacagatacccgggagtaagttacagactggaatctaatcgaggggttgggggtggtttatatctcgaataacagatacccgggagtgagttacagactggaatctaatcgaggggttcagggtggtttatatatagaataacagatacccgggagtgagttacagactggaatctaatcgaggggttcggggggggggtttatatagaataacagatacccgggagtgagttacagactggaatctaattgaggggttcggggggtttatatatagaataacagataccccggagtgagttacagactgtaatctaatcgaggggttcgggatggtttatatatagaataacagatacccgggagtgagttacagactggaatctaatcgaggggttcggggtggtttatatatagaataacagatacccgggagtgagttacagactggaatctaatcgaggggttcggggtggtttatatatagaataacagatacccgggagtgagttacagactggaatctaatcgaggggttcggggtggtttatatatagaataagagataccccggagtgagttacagactggaatctaatcgaggggttcggggggggggtttatatatagaataacagataccctgtgggagcgagtcccacattctgtcAGTGTTTGCAGGTAGCCATGCTGAGATTTCGGCGTGAGGTGAAGGGTCAGAGTTCAGGGGTGCCATTGGGGAGCCATGGGTTGGTTGCCTGCTTGGCGCTGGGTTTTACTGCCTGGGGAGATGACGGCTTGccagggagggagacgggggggtgAATTCAGTGGGAAGGGGCAATGGGGAGAGTCTGTCCCGCACGTTAACATGTCTCTGTGTTCCCCCCGTTCCCCGTCTCCAGGGGAGGTGACCTGTGAGCCTCCGAACAATAAGCTGGATCGATTCCCGGGAACTCTGTACTGGAAGGAGAATAAGTACCCTCTGGACAATCACAACATGCTGCTGCGAGGCTGCGTTCTCAGAAACACTGAGTGGTGTTTTGGTCTGGTGATCTTTGCCGGTGAGGACTCCTCCCAGTCTCCCATCTTCCGACCCTCCCGTCCCCGCCGCAATCCCACTCTGCGACGCAATCTCTCCGCTCCCTCGCTGACACACTGTCTGCTCTCTTTGTCTGCccgtctctgcctctcgctcgcgctctctcggcCGCCCGCCCCCTTGGCCCCCCGGCCGCTCACTCTCCCGGCTGCCCGCTCTCTCTTCTCTTGACCCCCACCCTTTCTGGTCGACCCGCCACCCCCTgccttttgatttattattgtcacatgtattgggacacagtgaaaagtattgtttcttgcgcgttgtacagacaaagcataccgttcatagagaaggaaaggagagggtgcagaatgtagtgttacactcatagctagggtgtagagaaagatcaacttaatgcgaggtaggtccattcaaaagtctgacagcagcagggaagaagctgttcttgagtcggtcggtacgtgacctcagacttttgtatctttttcccgacggaagaaggtggaagagagaatgtccggggtgtgtcggggggtccttgattatgccggctgcttttcccgaggcagcgggaagtgtagacagagtcaatggatgggaggctggtttgcgtgatgggattgggctacattcacgaccctttgtagttccttgtggtcttgggcagagcaggagcccagaccaagctgtgatacaaccggaaagaatgctttctatggtgtatctgtaaaagttggtgagagttgtagctgacataccaaatttccttagtctcctgagaaagtagaggcgttggtggggctttcttaactatagtgtcggcatggggggagcagGGCTATCTCTGACCTTCTCTaattctctctccccttccctcacgTTCGCATAGACACTTTACTTGTGCCATTCTGCTCCATGGGTGTCAcaggaggttagcactgctgcctcacagcgccagggacccgggttcgattcccggctcgggtcactgtctgtgcggagtctgcacattctccccgtgtctgcgtgggtttcctccgggtgctccggtttcctcccacagtccgaaagacgtgctggttagggtgcattcgccgtgttaaattgacccttagtgtccaaagatgtgctggttcggtggattggccgtgcttttAATGTGTGGGATTCCAGGGACAGGGCGGGGCGAggacctggagggccgaagggcctgttcctgtgctgtattgacctggataagatgctctttcagagagtcggtgcagactcactgggccgaatggcctcctcctgcactgtggagattccacGGGGTTAAATCCGATAACAAACGTCTCTCTGAAAAGAAAGTTTAACCTTGCAATCTTCCGACTTTGGGCCAACCGTTCTccgttgggtggcacagtgggttagcactgctgcttcacagctccagggtcccgggttcgattcccggcttgggtcgctgtctgtgtggagtctgcacattctcctcgtgtctgcgtgggtttcctccgggtgctccggtttcctcccacagtccaaagatgtgcgggtttggtggattggccatgctaaaaagtgccccttagtgtcctgagatgcgtaggttagagggattagcgggtaaaatgtgtagggatatgggggtagggcctgggtgggattgtggtcggtgcagactcgatgggccgaatggcctccttctgcactgtggggtttctatgattctatcctaccAGTGTTCATTGTTCAAGTGAACACTTCACCCCAGTGTCGCGGTCATCCTCTCTTTGTATGTACTCGAGTAACCATACCCTGTTTCCCTCCTTAACAATGTATTGGACATTAACAATCTGTAACAACTGTACTCTGTGACAATGTGTGACTCATTGCAGTGTGgtttggtgggggagggacggtGGGTAATCCTTTGGGCCCAGccacactcccccctgccccaactGGTAACCGTAAGCTCCTTTTCTGTATCCACAGGCCCGGACACTAAACTCATGCAGAACAGTGGCAGAACTAAGTTCAAAAGGACCAGCATTGACCGACTGATGAACACTTTGGTGCTCTGGGTGAGTCCCAGCGGCACACAAGCCGATGCCAAACCACGGTTACGGTGCCAATCGTAACTGGCACGAGATCGAATCACTGCTGGCGACATCACAAAGATAGGCAGCCGGTGGGGCGCCGGTTGGAGCGGGGCCCGTGCGGGGGTGGGGCGCCGGTTGGAGCGGGGcccgtgcggggggggggggggcgccggtTGGAGCGGGGCCCGGGCGGGGGTGGGGCGCCGGTTGGAGCGGGGcccgtgcgggggggggggcgccggtAGGAGTGGGGCCCAGGCCGGCGGGGCGGGGGGCACCGGATGGGGGGGGCCCGAGCGGGGGGGGCCCAGGTGGGGGGGGGCGCCGGTTGGAGCGGGgcccaggtggggggggggccgggCGGGGGGACAGACGGGGTCCCGCCGGTTGGAGCGAGGCCCGGGCGGGGGTGGGgcccaggtgggggggggggggggggccgggcggGGGGACAGACGGGGTCCCGCCGGTTGGAGCGGGGCCCGGGCGGGGGTGGGgcccaggtgggggggggggggggcgggcggggggacagACGGGGTCCCGCCGGTTGGAGCGGGGCCCGGGCGGGGGTGGGgcccaggtggggggggggggggggggcccgggCGGGGGTGGGgcccaggtgggggggggggggcccgggCGGGGGAACAGACGCGGTCCCGCCGGTTGGAGCGGGGCCTGTGCGCGCCTGGAATGTTTTGGAGAATTGAACACTTTTCTTGTCTTTGTTTCCAGATCTTCGGCTTCCTGATCTGCATGGGGATAATCCTGGCAATTGGGAATTCCATCTGGGAATATGAGGTTGGCGATCTCTTCCAGATCTACCTCCCGTGGGACCAGGGTGTCGACAGTGCCTTGCTGTCCGGATTCTTGTCTTTTTGGTCCTACATTATCATCCTCAATACAGTCGTTCCCATATCACTCTACGTCaggttagagggagctttactctgtatctaaccctgtgctgtacctgtcctgggagtgtttgatgggggacagtgtagagggagctttactctgtatctaaccccgtgctgtacctgtcctgggagtgtttgatggggacagtgtagagggagctttactctgtatctaaccctgtgctgtacctgtcctgggagtgtttgatgggggacagtgtagagggagctttactctgtatctaaccccgtgctgtacctgtcctgggagtgtttgatgggggacagtgtagagagagctttactctgtatctaaccccgtgctgtacctgtcctgggagtgtttgatgggggacagtgtagagagagctttactctgtatctaaccccgtgctgtacctgtcctgggagtgtttgatggggacagtgtagagggagctttactctgtatctaaccccgtgctgtacctgtcctgggagtgtttgatgggggacagtgtagagggagctttactctgtatctatccccgtgctgtacctgtcctgggagtgtttgatgggggacagtgtagaaggagctttactctgtatctaaccccgtgctgtacctgtcctgggagtgtttgatgggggacagtgtagagagagctttactctgtatctaaccccgtgctgtacctgtcctgggagtgtttgatgggggacagtgtagagggagctttactctgtatctaaccccgtgctgtacctgtcctgggagtgtttgatgggggacagtgtagagggagctttactctgtatctaaccctgtgctgtacctgtcctgggagtgtttgatgggggacagtgtagagggagctttactctgtacctaaccccgtgctgtacctgtcctgggagtgtttgatggggacagtgtagagggagctttactctgtatctaaccctgtgctgtacctgtcctgggagtgtttgatgggggacagtgtagagggagctttactctgtatctaaccccgtgctgtacctgtcctgggagtgtttgatgggggacagtgtagagagagctttactctgtatctaaccccgtgctgtacctgtcctgggagtgtttgatgggggacagtgtagagggagctttactctgtatctaaccccgtgctgtacctgtcctgggagtgtttgatgggggacagtgtagagggagctttactctgtatctatccccgtgctgtacctgtcctgggagtgtttgatggggacagtgtagagagagctttactctgtatctaaccccgtgctgtacctgtcctgggagtgtttgatggggacagtgtagagggagctttactctgtatctaaccccgtgctgtacctgtcctgggagtgtttgatgggggacagtgtagagggagctttactctgtatctatccccgtgctgtacctgtcctgggagtgtttgatgggggacagtgtagaaggagctttactctgtatctaaccccgtgctgtacctgtcctgggagtgtttgatgggggacagtggagagagagctttactctgtatctaaccccgtgctgtacctgtcctgggagtgtttgatgggggacagtgtagagggagctttactctgtatctaaccccgtgctgtacctgtcctgggagtgtttgatgggggacagtgtagagggagctttactctgtatctaaccctgtgctgtacctgtcctgggagtgtttgatggggacagtgtagagggagctttactctgtatctaaccccgtgctgtacctgtcctgggagtgtttgatggggacagtgtagagggagctttactctgtatctaaccccgtgctgtacctgtcctgggagtgtttgatggggacagtgtagagggagctttactctgtatctaaccctgtgctgtacctgtcctgggagtgtttgatgggggacagtgtcgagggagctttactctgtatctaaccccgtgctgtacctgtcctgggagtgtttgatggggacagtgtagagggagctttactctgtatctaaccccgtgctctacctgtcctgggagtgtttgatggggacagtttagagggagctttacactgtatctaaccccgtgctgtacctgtcctgggagtgtttgatggggacagtgtagagggagctttactctgtatctaaccccgtgctgtacctgtcctgggagtgtttgatgggggacagtgcagagggaactttactctgtatctaaccccatgctgtacctgtcctgggagtgtttgatgggggacagtgcagagggaactttactctgtatctaaccccgtgctgtacctgtcctgggagtgtttgatggggacagtgtagagggagctttactctgtatctaaccccgtgctgtacctgtcctgggagtgtttgatggggacagtgtagagggagctttactctgtatctaaccccgtgctgtacctgtcctaggagtgtttgatgggggcagtgtagagggagctttactctgtatctaaccccgtgctgtacctgtcctaggagtgtttgatgggggcagtgtagagggagctttactctgtatctaaccccatgctgtacctgtcctaggagtgtttgatgggggacagtgtagagggagctttacactgtatctaaccccgtgcttttcctgtcctgggagtgtttgatggggacagtgtagagggagcgttactctgtatctaaccccgtgctgtacctgtcctgggagtgtttgatgggggacagtgtagagggagctttactctgtatctaaccccgtgctgtacctgtcctgggagtgtttgatgggtggacagtgtagagggagctttactctgtatctaaccccgtgctgtacctgtcctgggagtgtttgatggggacagtgtagagggagctttactctgtatcgaaccccgtgctgtacctgtcctgggagtgtttgaggggggacagtgtagagggagcaccCTCCTCACCTCTGACCTCTGACCCCGACAGTGTGGAGGTCATCCGCCTTGGGCATAGCTACTTCATCAACTGGGACAAGCGGATGTACTGCGTCAAAAAGAACACAGCTGCAGAGGCGCGGACCACCACCCTGAGTGAGGAGCTGGGACAGATCGAGTACATCTTCTCGGATAAGACGGGCACCCTCACGCAAAACATTATGACGTTCAATAAATGCTCCATCGCCGGCAAGACCTACGGTGAGTGCAGGAGGGCGCAACTGCCAATCACGGACCCCGATCGCGGCCCTTTGGTGCGTCCGAACGACCGATTgagaatggcctttccccatgtCAACAGGTCACGCTGCAGTGACACCCTCCGGCCAGTGGTGGTGCTGCAGTGCGCCATTCATAGAATCTCGTTAAATCTctccaatgcagaaagaggccattcggcccttcgagtctgcaccgatcacaatcccacccagaccctattgccataaccacatatatttaccctgctaacccctgacactcgggtcaatttagcacagccaatgcaccctaatcagcgcgtctttcggactgtgggaggaaaccggagcacccggatgaaacccacgcagacacggggagaatgtgcagactccgcacagacagtgacccgagccgggaatcgaacccgggtccctggcgctgtgaagcagcggcgctaaccacagtgccaccgtggccCCGCGTCCCCTTACGCTGTAGGGGGGGATTCATCCTCCGATTCCGATTTGCCACGccatgggagggtcagtgctgagggagcgccgcactgtgggagggtcggtgctgagggagcgccgcactgtgggagggtcagtgctgagggagcgccgcactgtgggagggtcagtgttgagggagcgccgcactgtgggagggtcagtgctgagggagcgccgcactgtgggagggtcagtgttgagggagctccgcactgtgggagggtcagtgctgagggagcgccgcattgtgggagggtcggtgctgagggagcgccgcactgtgggagggtcagtgctgagggagcgccgcactgtgggagggtcagtgctgagggagcgccacactgtgggagagtcagtgctgagggagcgccgcactgtgggagggtcagtgctgagggagcgccgcactgtgggagggtcggtgctgagggagcgccgcactgtgggagggtcagtgctgagggagcgccgcactgtgggagggtcagtgttgagggagcgccgcactgtgggagggtcagtgctgagggagcgccgcattgtgggagggtcggtgctgagggagcgccgcactgtgggagggtcagtgctgagggagcgccgcactgtgggagggtcagtgctgagggagcgccgcactgtgggagagtcagtgctgagggagcgccgcactgtgggagggtcagtgctgagggagctccgcactgtgggagggtcactgctgagggagctccgcactgtgggagggtcagtgctgagggagtgccgcactgggagggtcagtgctgagggagtgccgcactgtgggagggtcggtgctgagggagtgccgcactgtgggagggtcagtgctgagggagcgccgcactgtgggaggtcagtgctgagggagcgctgcgctgtgggagggtcagtgctgagggagcgccgcactgtgcgagggtcagtgctgagggagcgccgcactgtgggagtgtcggtgctgagggagcgccgcactgtgggagggtcagtgctgagggaacgccgcactgtgggagtgtcggtgctgagggagcgccgcactgtgggagtgtcggtgctgagggagcgccgcactgtgggagggtcagtgctgagggaacgccgcactgtgggagggtcagtgctgagggagcgccgcactgtgggagggtcagtgctgagggagtgccgcactgtgggagtgtcggtgctgagggagcgccgcactgtgggagggtcagtgctgagggaacgccgcactgtgggagggtcagtgctgagggagcgccgcactgtgggagggtcggtgctgagggagcgccgcactgtgggagggtcggtgctgagggagcgccgcactgtgggagggtcagtgctgagggagcgccgcactgtgggagtgtcggtgctgagggagcgccgcactgtgggagggtcagtgctgagggagcgccgcactgtgggagtgtcggtgctgagggagcgccgcactgtaggagggtcagcgccgagggagcgccgcactgtgggagtgtcggtgctgagggagcgccgcactgtgggagggtcagtgctgagggagcgccgcactgtgggagggtcagtgctgagggagcgccgcacggtcggggatcagtgctgagggagcgccgcactgtccacctcacctacacatctttggacaccaaggggcaatttagcacggctaatccccctaacctgcacatctttggactgtgggaggaaaccggagcacccggaggaaacccacgcagacacggggagaacgtgcagactgcacacagacagtgacccgagcttggaattgaacctgggtccctggcgctgtgaggcagcagtgctaacccactgtgataccgtgccgcTCTGAATACTCTATTTGAGGTCTAACTAGCCAGTGACCTAATTCAGCATAAGCTCCTTggtcttgtactctgtgcccctgttaataaaggtCAGAATACTACCTGCGTTAGTACCCACTCTCTCCACCAGTCCTGCTGCCTGCAATGACCTTTGCACAGATATACCCAGCTCCTTCTGTTACTGCATCCCCTTTAGACTCGCCACCCGCACCCCTCCGTGCCCCCTTGCGCCCTCTCTCCGTTATTGAAACCGACGTAATTCACGTTGCTACTCTTGGCATTATACCGAGTTTGCCCATTCCTTTGGGATGACTTTATTTCCCGTCACTTGGCTAACTTCGTATCCACATTGTCCCTTGTGTATCCCAGCGGGTTTAACTTTGCTACTGTGCCCCTTCAAGTGAACATTTACCCAACCCCTTTTGGAAGTCCGCGTACACCGCATCCACCGCGCTACCCTTATCCACCCTCTTTGCCACCTCATCCAAGAGCTCCAACCAAGTTGGTTCCTGCCCTCCGCGAACCCATGACCCTTTCCCTGATTTCCCCCAGGAGGACCTGTTTAGCTTTGTTCCAGACTACTGATTCTCGGAGTGGGGGCCCGCTAAACCGATTGGCCTGCTGGGATCATCCTTTCTGCCTCTTTCGAgcaaggggtggagggaggtaaggttctccagtcctctggcgccACCCCAGTGCCTCGGAAACTGCCACCCTCAATCCCCTCGGATGCACTCCCTCTGGGTGCTGGTGCCCatcaactggggcggcacggtgggttagcactgctgcctcacagcgccagggacccgggttcgattcccggctcgggtcactgtccctgcggagtctgcacgttctccccgtgtctgtgtgggtttcctccgggtgccccggtttcctcccacagtctgaaagatgtgcgggttaggtggattggccgtgctaaattgccccttagtgtccaaagatgtgtaggttaggtggattggccatgctaaattgccccttagtgtccaaagatgtgtaggttaggtggattggccgtgctaaattgtcccttagtgtccaaagatgtgcgggttaggtggattggccatgctaaattgtcccttagtgtccaaagatgtgtaggttaggtggattggccatgctaaattgccccttagtgtccaaagatgtgtaggttaggtggattggccgtgctaaattgccccttagtgtccaaagatgtgtaggttcggtggattggccgtgctaaattgccccttagtgtccaaagatgtgtaggttcggtggattggccgtgctaaattgccccttagtgttagggggtctagctcgggtaaatgcatggggtgatggggacagggtctgggtgggattgcgtttggtgcagactcgatgggccgaatggcctccttctgcgctgtagggattctatggttaagtGCGGGTGCCATTGCGCAAACCACCTCTTTTCCCACTGTCCCACTATTTCCATGACCCACTCCTGTCACCGTGACACACCGGAAACTTCCATGCTAACGGGCTAACTGGCCATGCCTACAGCCTCAGGTCCCGAGGTTACACAAGCCCGTCCTGGACTGCGAACGGTGTGGGGTTGGGATgggcgctatatgaatgcaactCTGTTCCCCCACTAACGCATCTGCCTTGCTTTCGCAGGTGACCTCATCGACGCCCTGGGACACAAGTGTGAGGGAAGAGAGGTGAGTCCGTCAGAAATGTGagagggggcagtgtagagggagctttactctgtatctcaccccgtgctgtacctgtcctgggagtgtttgatgggggacagtgtagagggagctttactctgtatctaaccccgtgctgtacctgtcctgggagtatttggtggggacagtgtagagggagctttactctgtatctaaccccgtgctgtacctgtcctgggagtgtttgatgggggacagtgcagagggagctttactctgtatctaaccccgtgctgtacctgtcctgggagtgtttgatggggggcagtgtagagggagctttactctgtatctaaccccgtgctgtacctgtcctgggagtgtttggtggggacagtatagagggagctttactctgtatctaaccccgtgctgtacctgtcctgggagtgtttgatgggggacagtgtagagggagctttactctgtatctaaccccgtgctgtacctgtcctgggagtgtttgatgggggacagtgtagagggagctttactctgtatctaaccccgtgctgtacctgtcctgggagtgtttgatggggacagtgtattgaCACgtactgggatgcagtgaaaagtattgtttcttgcgcgctatacagacaaagcataccgttcatagagaaggaaaggagagagtgcagaatgtagtgttacagtcatagctagggtgtagagaaagatcaacttaatgcgaggtcggtccattcaaaagtctgacagcagcagggaagaagctgttcttgagtcggtcggtacgtgacctcagtcttttgtatctttttcccaacggaagaaggtggaagagagaatgtccgggggtgcgtgggggggtccttgattatgccggctgcttttccccgaggcagcgggaagtgtagacggagtcaatggatgggaggctggtttgcgtgatgggactgggctacattcacgaccttttgtagttccttgcggtcttgggcagagcaggagcccccagaccaagctgtgatacaaccagaaagaatgctttctatggggcatctgtaaaagttggtg
The Mustelus asterias unplaced genomic scaffold, sMusAst1.hap1.1 HAP1_SCAFFOLD_4561, whole genome shotgun sequence DNA segment above includes these coding regions:
- the LOC144491149 gene encoding phospholipid-transporting ATPase ID-like, translating into LQKDKWMHVRVGDIIKLENNQFVAADLLLLSSSEPHGLCYIETAELDGETNMKVRQAVPVTSELGDTNKLAQFDGEVTCEPPNNKLDRFPGTLYWKENKYPLDNHNMLLRGCVLRNTEWCFGLVIFAGPDTKLMQNSGRTKFKRTSIDRLMNTLVLWIFGFLICMGIILAIGNSIWEYEVGDLFQIYLPWDQGVDSALLSGFLSFWSYIIILNTVVPISLYVSVEVIRLGHSYFINWDKRMYCVKKNTAAEARTTTLSEELGQIEYIFSDKTGTLTQNIMTFNKCSIAGKTYGDLIDALGHKCEGREKQVPIDFSFNSLADPRFAFYDHLLLEAVKLGDREVHEFFRILSLCHTVMSEDRDQ